A section of the Saccopteryx leptura isolate mSacLep1 chromosome 6, mSacLep1_pri_phased_curated, whole genome shotgun sequence genome encodes:
- the PCDH1 gene encoding protocadherin-1 isoform X3: MGPLRRSPGPGEQRLLLLPLLLVLLLLLAPSPGHAIQVMYKVPEEQPPNTLIGSLAADYGFPDAGHLYKLEVGAPYLRVDGKTGDIFTTETSIDREGLRECQNQLPGEPCILEFEVSITDLAQNGSPRLLEGQIVVQDINDNTPNFASPVITLPIPENTNIGSLFPIPVASDRDTGPNGVASYELQAGPEAQELFGLQVAEDQDGKQPQLIVMGNLDRERWDSYDLTIKVQDGGSPPRASSALLRVTVLDTNDNAPKFERPSYEAELSENSPIGHSVIQVKANDSDQGANAEIDYMFHQAPEIVRRLLRLDRNTGLITVQGPVDREDLSTLRFSVLAKDRGTNPKSARAQVVVTVKDMNDNAPTIEIRGIGLVTHQDGMANISEDVAEETAVALVQVSDRDEGENAVVTCVVAGDVPFQLRQASETGSDSKKKYFLQTTTPLDYEKVKDYTIEIVAVDSGNPPLSSTNSLKVQVVDVNDNAPVFTQSTTEVSLLENNKPDEVVAEVTASDADSGSNAELVYSLEPEPAAKGLFTISPETGEIRVETSLDREQRENYELKVVAADRGSPSLQGTATVLINVLDCNDNDPKFMLSGYNFSVMENMPALSPVGMVTVIDGDKGENARVQLTVEQDNGDFVIQNGTGTILSSLSFDREQQSTYTFQLKAVDGGVPPRSAYVGVTINVLDENDNAPFITAPSNTSHRLLTPQTRLGETVSQVTAEDIDSGINAELTYSIAGGNPYGLFQIGSHTGAITLEKEIERRHHGLHRLVVKVSDRGKPPRYSTALVHLYVNETLANRTLLENLLGHSLDTPLDIDIAGDPEYERSKQRGNILFGVVAGVVAVALLIALAVLVRYCRQREAKSGYQAGKKETKDLYAPKPSSKASKGNKSKGKKSKSPKPVKPVEDEDEAGLQKSLKFNLMSDAPGDSPRIHLPLNYPPGSPDLGRHYRSNSPLPSIQLQPQSPSASKKHQVVQDLPPANTFVGTGDTTSTGSEQYSDYSYRTNPPKYPSKQLPHRRVTFSATSQAQELQDPSQHSYYDSGLEESETPSSKSSSGPRLGPLALPEDHYERTTPDGSIGEMEHPENDLRPLPDVAMTGTCTRECSEFGHSDTCWMPGQSSPSRRTKSSALKLSTFVPYQDRGGQEPAGAGSPSPPEDRNTKTAPVRLLPSYSAFSHSSHDSCKDSATLEEIPLTQTSDFPPAATPASAQTAKREIYL, from the exons ATGGGGCCCCTGAGGCGCAGCCCAGGCCCGGGGGAGCAACGGTTGCTGCTGCTCCCCTTACTACTGGTACTGCTACTGCTGCTGGCTCCATCCCCAGGCCATGCCATACAGGTCATGTACAAGGTGCCGGAGGAACAGCCACCCAACACCCTCATTGGGAGCCTCGCAGCTGACTATGGTTTTCCAGATGCGGGCCACCTGTACAAACTAGAGGTGGGCGCCCCATACCTGCGAGTGGATGGCAAGACAGGTGACATCTTCACCACTGAGACCTCTATTGACCGTGAGGGACTCCGTGAATGCCAAAACCAGCTCCCTGGTGAGCCCTGCATCCTGGAGTTCGAGGTGTCTATTACAGACCTTGCGCAGAATGGCAGTCCCCGGCTGCTCGAGGGCCAGATAGTGGTACAGGACATCAATGACAACACACCCAACTTTGCCTCACCGGTCATCACGCTGCCCATCCCTGAGAACACCAACATCGGCTCACTCTTCCCCATCCCAGTGGCTTCAGACCGTGATACTGGCCCCAATGGTGTGGCATCCTATGAGCTGCAGGCTGGGCCTGAGGCCCAGGAGCTGTTTGGGCTGCAGGTGGCAGAGGATCAGGATGGGAAACAGCCACAGCTCATCGTGATGGGCAACCTGGACCGGGAGCGCTGGGACTCCTATGACCTCACCATCAAGGTGCAGGATGGTGGCAGCCCCCCACGTGCCAGCAGTGCCCTGCTGCGCGTCACTGTGCTCGACACCAATGACAACGCCCCAAAATTCGAGCGACCCTCCTATGAAGCTGAGCTGTCTGAGAATAGCCCAATAGGCCACTCGGTCATCCAG GTGAAGGCCAATGACTCAGACCAAGGTGCCAATGCAGAGATCGACTACATGTTCCACCAGGCGCCCGAAATTGTGAGGCGTCTTCTGCGACTGGACAGGAACACTGGACTTATCACTGTGCAGGGCCCCGTGGACCGTGAGGACCTAAGTACCCTGCGCTTCTCAGTGCTTGCCAAGGACAGAGGCACCAACCCCAAGAGTGCCCGTGCCCAGGTGGTGGTGACTGTGAAGGACATGAACGACAATGCCCCCACCATTGAGATCCGGGGCATAGGGCTGGTGACCCATCAAGATGGGATGGCTAACATCTCAGAGGATGTGGCAGAGGAGACAGCTGTGGCCCTGGTGCAGGTATCTGACCGGGATGAAGGAGAGAATGCAGTTGTCACTTGTGTGGTAGCAGGTGACGTGCCCTTCCAGCTACGCCAGGCCAGTGAGACGGGAAGTGACAGCAAGAAGAAGTACTTCCTGCAGACCACCACCCCACTTGACTACGAGAAGGTCAAAGACTACACCATTGAGATTGTGGCCGTGGACTCTGGCAACCCCCCACTCTCCAGCACCAACTCCCTCAAGGTGCAAGTGGTAGACGTTAACGACAATGCACCTGTCTTCACCCAGAGCACCACTGAGGTCAGCCTCCTAGAAAACAACAAGCCAGACGAAGTAGTGGCCGAGGTCACGGCCAGTGACGCCGACTCGGGCTCCAATGCTGAGCTGGTGTACTCGCTGGAGCCTGAGCCAGCTGCCAAGGGCCTCTTCACCATTTCACCTGAGACTGGAGAGATCCGGGTAGAGACCTCCCTTGATAGGGAACAGCGGGAAAACTATGAGTTGAAGGTGGTGGCAGCTGACCGGGGCAGCCCCAGCCTCCAAGGCACAGCCACTGTCCTCATCAATGTGCTGGACTGCAATGACAATGACCCCAAGTTTATGCTGAGTGGCTACAACTTCTCAGTGATGGAGAACATGCCAGCACTGAGTCCAGTGGGCATGGTGACTGTCATTGATGGGGACAAAGGGGAGAATGCCCGGGTACAGCTCACAGTGGAGCAGGACAACGGTGACTTTGTTATTCAGAATGGCACAGGCACCATCCTCTCCAGCCTGAGCTTCGATCGGGAGCAGCAAAGCACCTACACCTTCCAGCTGAAGGCAGTGGATGGTGGCGTCCCACCTCGCTCAGCTTATGTTGGCGTCACTATCAATGTGCTGGACGAGAACGACAATGCGCCCTTTATCACTGCCCCTTCCAACACTTCCCACCGGCTGCTGACCCCCCAGACGCGTCTTGGTGAGACGGTCAGCCAGGTGACAGCTGAGGACATTGACTCTGGTATCAATGCTGAGCTGACCTATAGCATTGCTGGTGGCAACCCTTATGGACTCTTCCAGATTGGGTCACATACAGGTGCCATCACCCTGGAAAAGGAGATTGAGCGGCGCCACCACGGGCTGCACCGTCTAGTGGTGAAGGTCAGTGACCGCGGCAAGCCCCCACGCTATTCCACAGCCCTGGTCCACCTTTATGTCAATGAGACCCTGGCCAACCGCACGCTGCTGGAGAACCTGTTGGGCCACAGCCTGGATACTCCTCTGGACATCGACATTGCTGGGGATCCAGAATATGAGCGCTCCAAGCAGCGCGGCAACATCCTCTTTGGTGTGGTGGCTGGTGTTGTGGCCGTGGCCTTGCTCATTGCCCTGGCAGTGCTTGTGCGCTACTGCAGGCAGCGGGAGGCCAAGAGTGGCTACCAGGCTGGTAAGAAGGAGACCAAGGACCTGTATGCCCCCAAGCCCAGCAGCAAAGCCtccaagggaaacaaaagcaaaggCAAGAAGAGCAAGTCCCCGAAGCCTGTGAAGCCGGTGGAGGACGAGGACGAGGCAGGGCTGCAGAAGTCCCTCAAGTTCAACCTGATGAGCGATGCCCCTGGGGACAGCCCCCGCATCCACCTGCCCCTCAACTACCCGCCAGGCAGCCCTGACTTGGGCCGCCACTACCGCTCTAACTCCCCACTGCCTTCCATCCAGCTGCAGCCCCAGTCACCCTCAGCCTCCAAGAAGCACCAGGTGGTACAGGACCTGCCGCCTGCAAACACATTCGTGGGCACCGGGGACACCACGTCCACGGGCTCTGAGCAGTACTCCGACTACAGCTACCGCACCAATCCCCCCAAATACCCCAGCAAGCAG TTACCTCACCGCCGCGTCACCTTCTCAGCCACCAGCCAGGCCCAGGAGCTGCAGGACCCATCCCAGCACAGTTACTACGATAGTGGTCTGGAGGAGTCTGAGACGCCGTCCAGCAAGTCATCCTCGGGGCCCCGACTCGGTCCCCTGGCGCTGCCTGAGGATCACTATGAGCGCACCACGCCCGATGGCAGCATAGGAGAGATGGAGCACCCCGAGAATG ACCTACGCCCTTTGCCTGATGTCGCAATGACGGGCACATGTACCCGGGAGTGCAGTGAGTTTGGTCACTCTGACACATGCTGGATGCCTGGCCAGTCATCTCCCAGCCGCCGGACCAAGAGCAGCGCCCTCAAACTCTCCACCTTCGTGCCTTACCAGGACCGAGGAGGGCAGGAGCCCGCGGGCGCCGGCAGCCCCAGCCCCCCAGAAGACCGGAACACCAAAACGGCCCCTGTGCGCCTCCTGCCCTCCTACAGTGCCTTCTCCCACAGTAGCCATGATTCCTGCAAGGACTCGGCCACCTTGGAGGAAATCCCCCTGACCCAGACCTCGGACTTCCCACCCGCAGCCACACCGGCATCTGCCCAAACGGCCAAGCGCGAGATCTACCTGTGA
- the PCDH1 gene encoding protocadherin-1 isoform X2, with protein MDCKAGGRRCPEAAFLILEPARMGPLRRSPGPGEQRLLLLPLLLVLLLLLAPSPGHAIQVMYKVPEEQPPNTLIGSLAADYGFPDAGHLYKLEVGAPYLRVDGKTGDIFTTETSIDREGLRECQNQLPGEPCILEFEVSITDLAQNGSPRLLEGQIVVQDINDNTPNFASPVITLPIPENTNIGSLFPIPVASDRDTGPNGVASYELQAGPEAQELFGLQVAEDQDGKQPQLIVMGNLDRERWDSYDLTIKVQDGGSPPRASSALLRVTVLDTNDNAPKFERPSYEAELSENSPIGHSVIQVKANDSDQGANAEIDYMFHQAPEIVRRLLRLDRNTGLITVQGPVDREDLSTLRFSVLAKDRGTNPKSARAQVVVTVKDMNDNAPTIEIRGIGLVTHQDGMANISEDVAEETAVALVQVSDRDEGENAVVTCVVAGDVPFQLRQASETGSDSKKKYFLQTTTPLDYEKVKDYTIEIVAVDSGNPPLSSTNSLKVQVVDVNDNAPVFTQSTTEVSLLENNKPDEVVAEVTASDADSGSNAELVYSLEPEPAAKGLFTISPETGEIRVETSLDREQRENYELKVVAADRGSPSLQGTATVLINVLDCNDNDPKFMLSGYNFSVMENMPALSPVGMVTVIDGDKGENARVQLTVEQDNGDFVIQNGTGTILSSLSFDREQQSTYTFQLKAVDGGVPPRSAYVGVTINVLDENDNAPFITAPSNTSHRLLTPQTRLGETVSQVTAEDIDSGINAELTYSIAGGNPYGLFQIGSHTGAITLEKEIERRHHGLHRLVVKVSDRGKPPRYSTALVHLYVNETLANRTLLENLLGHSLDTPLDIDIAGDPEYERSKQRGNILFGVVAGVVAVALLIALAVLVRYCRQREAKSGYQAGKKETKDLYAPKPSSKASKGNKSKGKKSKSPKPVKPVEDEDEAGLQKSLKFNLMSDAPGDSPRIHLPLNYPPGSPDLGRHYRSNSPLPSIQLQPQSPSASKKHQVVQDLPPANTFVGTGDTTSTGSEQYSDYSYRTNPPKYPSKQLPHRRVTFSATSQAQELQDPSQHSYYDSGLEESETPSSKSSSGPRLGPLALPEDHYERTTPDGSIGEMEHPENDLRPLPDVAMTGTCTRECSEFGHSDTCWMPGQSSPSRRTKSSALKLSTFVPYQDRGGQEPAGAGSPSPPEDRNTKTAPVRLLPSYSAFSHSSHDSCKDSATLEEIPLTQTSDFPPAATPASAQTAKREIYL; from the exons ATGGACTGCAAGGCCGGCGGCCGGCGCTGCCCCGAGGCGG CCTTCCTGATTCTGGAGCCTGCCAGGATGGGGCCCCTGAGGCGCAGCCCAGGCCCGGGGGAGCAACGGTTGCTGCTGCTCCCCTTACTACTGGTACTGCTACTGCTGCTGGCTCCATCCCCAGGCCATGCCATACAGGTCATGTACAAGGTGCCGGAGGAACAGCCACCCAACACCCTCATTGGGAGCCTCGCAGCTGACTATGGTTTTCCAGATGCGGGCCACCTGTACAAACTAGAGGTGGGCGCCCCATACCTGCGAGTGGATGGCAAGACAGGTGACATCTTCACCACTGAGACCTCTATTGACCGTGAGGGACTCCGTGAATGCCAAAACCAGCTCCCTGGTGAGCCCTGCATCCTGGAGTTCGAGGTGTCTATTACAGACCTTGCGCAGAATGGCAGTCCCCGGCTGCTCGAGGGCCAGATAGTGGTACAGGACATCAATGACAACACACCCAACTTTGCCTCACCGGTCATCACGCTGCCCATCCCTGAGAACACCAACATCGGCTCACTCTTCCCCATCCCAGTGGCTTCAGACCGTGATACTGGCCCCAATGGTGTGGCATCCTATGAGCTGCAGGCTGGGCCTGAGGCCCAGGAGCTGTTTGGGCTGCAGGTGGCAGAGGATCAGGATGGGAAACAGCCACAGCTCATCGTGATGGGCAACCTGGACCGGGAGCGCTGGGACTCCTATGACCTCACCATCAAGGTGCAGGATGGTGGCAGCCCCCCACGTGCCAGCAGTGCCCTGCTGCGCGTCACTGTGCTCGACACCAATGACAACGCCCCAAAATTCGAGCGACCCTCCTATGAAGCTGAGCTGTCTGAGAATAGCCCAATAGGCCACTCGGTCATCCAG GTGAAGGCCAATGACTCAGACCAAGGTGCCAATGCAGAGATCGACTACATGTTCCACCAGGCGCCCGAAATTGTGAGGCGTCTTCTGCGACTGGACAGGAACACTGGACTTATCACTGTGCAGGGCCCCGTGGACCGTGAGGACCTAAGTACCCTGCGCTTCTCAGTGCTTGCCAAGGACAGAGGCACCAACCCCAAGAGTGCCCGTGCCCAGGTGGTGGTGACTGTGAAGGACATGAACGACAATGCCCCCACCATTGAGATCCGGGGCATAGGGCTGGTGACCCATCAAGATGGGATGGCTAACATCTCAGAGGATGTGGCAGAGGAGACAGCTGTGGCCCTGGTGCAGGTATCTGACCGGGATGAAGGAGAGAATGCAGTTGTCACTTGTGTGGTAGCAGGTGACGTGCCCTTCCAGCTACGCCAGGCCAGTGAGACGGGAAGTGACAGCAAGAAGAAGTACTTCCTGCAGACCACCACCCCACTTGACTACGAGAAGGTCAAAGACTACACCATTGAGATTGTGGCCGTGGACTCTGGCAACCCCCCACTCTCCAGCACCAACTCCCTCAAGGTGCAAGTGGTAGACGTTAACGACAATGCACCTGTCTTCACCCAGAGCACCACTGAGGTCAGCCTCCTAGAAAACAACAAGCCAGACGAAGTAGTGGCCGAGGTCACGGCCAGTGACGCCGACTCGGGCTCCAATGCTGAGCTGGTGTACTCGCTGGAGCCTGAGCCAGCTGCCAAGGGCCTCTTCACCATTTCACCTGAGACTGGAGAGATCCGGGTAGAGACCTCCCTTGATAGGGAACAGCGGGAAAACTATGAGTTGAAGGTGGTGGCAGCTGACCGGGGCAGCCCCAGCCTCCAAGGCACAGCCACTGTCCTCATCAATGTGCTGGACTGCAATGACAATGACCCCAAGTTTATGCTGAGTGGCTACAACTTCTCAGTGATGGAGAACATGCCAGCACTGAGTCCAGTGGGCATGGTGACTGTCATTGATGGGGACAAAGGGGAGAATGCCCGGGTACAGCTCACAGTGGAGCAGGACAACGGTGACTTTGTTATTCAGAATGGCACAGGCACCATCCTCTCCAGCCTGAGCTTCGATCGGGAGCAGCAAAGCACCTACACCTTCCAGCTGAAGGCAGTGGATGGTGGCGTCCCACCTCGCTCAGCTTATGTTGGCGTCACTATCAATGTGCTGGACGAGAACGACAATGCGCCCTTTATCACTGCCCCTTCCAACACTTCCCACCGGCTGCTGACCCCCCAGACGCGTCTTGGTGAGACGGTCAGCCAGGTGACAGCTGAGGACATTGACTCTGGTATCAATGCTGAGCTGACCTATAGCATTGCTGGTGGCAACCCTTATGGACTCTTCCAGATTGGGTCACATACAGGTGCCATCACCCTGGAAAAGGAGATTGAGCGGCGCCACCACGGGCTGCACCGTCTAGTGGTGAAGGTCAGTGACCGCGGCAAGCCCCCACGCTATTCCACAGCCCTGGTCCACCTTTATGTCAATGAGACCCTGGCCAACCGCACGCTGCTGGAGAACCTGTTGGGCCACAGCCTGGATACTCCTCTGGACATCGACATTGCTGGGGATCCAGAATATGAGCGCTCCAAGCAGCGCGGCAACATCCTCTTTGGTGTGGTGGCTGGTGTTGTGGCCGTGGCCTTGCTCATTGCCCTGGCAGTGCTTGTGCGCTACTGCAGGCAGCGGGAGGCCAAGAGTGGCTACCAGGCTGGTAAGAAGGAGACCAAGGACCTGTATGCCCCCAAGCCCAGCAGCAAAGCCtccaagggaaacaaaagcaaaggCAAGAAGAGCAAGTCCCCGAAGCCTGTGAAGCCGGTGGAGGACGAGGACGAGGCAGGGCTGCAGAAGTCCCTCAAGTTCAACCTGATGAGCGATGCCCCTGGGGACAGCCCCCGCATCCACCTGCCCCTCAACTACCCGCCAGGCAGCCCTGACTTGGGCCGCCACTACCGCTCTAACTCCCCACTGCCTTCCATCCAGCTGCAGCCCCAGTCACCCTCAGCCTCCAAGAAGCACCAGGTGGTACAGGACCTGCCGCCTGCAAACACATTCGTGGGCACCGGGGACACCACGTCCACGGGCTCTGAGCAGTACTCCGACTACAGCTACCGCACCAATCCCCCCAAATACCCCAGCAAGCAG TTACCTCACCGCCGCGTCACCTTCTCAGCCACCAGCCAGGCCCAGGAGCTGCAGGACCCATCCCAGCACAGTTACTACGATAGTGGTCTGGAGGAGTCTGAGACGCCGTCCAGCAAGTCATCCTCGGGGCCCCGACTCGGTCCCCTGGCGCTGCCTGAGGATCACTATGAGCGCACCACGCCCGATGGCAGCATAGGAGAGATGGAGCACCCCGAGAATG ACCTACGCCCTTTGCCTGATGTCGCAATGACGGGCACATGTACCCGGGAGTGCAGTGAGTTTGGTCACTCTGACACATGCTGGATGCCTGGCCAGTCATCTCCCAGCCGCCGGACCAAGAGCAGCGCCCTCAAACTCTCCACCTTCGTGCCTTACCAGGACCGAGGAGGGCAGGAGCCCGCGGGCGCCGGCAGCCCCAGCCCCCCAGAAGACCGGAACACCAAAACGGCCCCTGTGCGCCTCCTGCCCTCCTACAGTGCCTTCTCCCACAGTAGCCATGATTCCTGCAAGGACTCGGCCACCTTGGAGGAAATCCCCCTGACCCAGACCTCGGACTTCCCACCCGCAGCCACACCGGCATCTGCCCAAACGGCCAAGCGCGAGATCTACCTGTGA
- the PCDH1 gene encoding protocadherin-1 isoform X1: MGGTALDLFQVPHRLLQLGQTPLLRPAVAFLILEPARMGPLRRSPGPGEQRLLLLPLLLVLLLLLAPSPGHAIQVMYKVPEEQPPNTLIGSLAADYGFPDAGHLYKLEVGAPYLRVDGKTGDIFTTETSIDREGLRECQNQLPGEPCILEFEVSITDLAQNGSPRLLEGQIVVQDINDNTPNFASPVITLPIPENTNIGSLFPIPVASDRDTGPNGVASYELQAGPEAQELFGLQVAEDQDGKQPQLIVMGNLDRERWDSYDLTIKVQDGGSPPRASSALLRVTVLDTNDNAPKFERPSYEAELSENSPIGHSVIQVKANDSDQGANAEIDYMFHQAPEIVRRLLRLDRNTGLITVQGPVDREDLSTLRFSVLAKDRGTNPKSARAQVVVTVKDMNDNAPTIEIRGIGLVTHQDGMANISEDVAEETAVALVQVSDRDEGENAVVTCVVAGDVPFQLRQASETGSDSKKKYFLQTTTPLDYEKVKDYTIEIVAVDSGNPPLSSTNSLKVQVVDVNDNAPVFTQSTTEVSLLENNKPDEVVAEVTASDADSGSNAELVYSLEPEPAAKGLFTISPETGEIRVETSLDREQRENYELKVVAADRGSPSLQGTATVLINVLDCNDNDPKFMLSGYNFSVMENMPALSPVGMVTVIDGDKGENARVQLTVEQDNGDFVIQNGTGTILSSLSFDREQQSTYTFQLKAVDGGVPPRSAYVGVTINVLDENDNAPFITAPSNTSHRLLTPQTRLGETVSQVTAEDIDSGINAELTYSIAGGNPYGLFQIGSHTGAITLEKEIERRHHGLHRLVVKVSDRGKPPRYSTALVHLYVNETLANRTLLENLLGHSLDTPLDIDIAGDPEYERSKQRGNILFGVVAGVVAVALLIALAVLVRYCRQREAKSGYQAGKKETKDLYAPKPSSKASKGNKSKGKKSKSPKPVKPVEDEDEAGLQKSLKFNLMSDAPGDSPRIHLPLNYPPGSPDLGRHYRSNSPLPSIQLQPQSPSASKKHQVVQDLPPANTFVGTGDTTSTGSEQYSDYSYRTNPPKYPSKQLPHRRVTFSATSQAQELQDPSQHSYYDSGLEESETPSSKSSSGPRLGPLALPEDHYERTTPDGSIGEMEHPENDLRPLPDVAMTGTCTRECSEFGHSDTCWMPGQSSPSRRTKSSALKLSTFVPYQDRGGQEPAGAGSPSPPEDRNTKTAPVRLLPSYSAFSHSSHDSCKDSATLEEIPLTQTSDFPPAATPASAQTAKREIYL, encoded by the exons ATGGGCGGGACTGCACTAGACCTGTTCCAGGTCCCTCACCGGCTCCTCCAGCTGGGGCAGACACCACTGCTACGCCCAGCTGTGG CCTTCCTGATTCTGGAGCCTGCCAGGATGGGGCCCCTGAGGCGCAGCCCAGGCCCGGGGGAGCAACGGTTGCTGCTGCTCCCCTTACTACTGGTACTGCTACTGCTGCTGGCTCCATCCCCAGGCCATGCCATACAGGTCATGTACAAGGTGCCGGAGGAACAGCCACCCAACACCCTCATTGGGAGCCTCGCAGCTGACTATGGTTTTCCAGATGCGGGCCACCTGTACAAACTAGAGGTGGGCGCCCCATACCTGCGAGTGGATGGCAAGACAGGTGACATCTTCACCACTGAGACCTCTATTGACCGTGAGGGACTCCGTGAATGCCAAAACCAGCTCCCTGGTGAGCCCTGCATCCTGGAGTTCGAGGTGTCTATTACAGACCTTGCGCAGAATGGCAGTCCCCGGCTGCTCGAGGGCCAGATAGTGGTACAGGACATCAATGACAACACACCCAACTTTGCCTCACCGGTCATCACGCTGCCCATCCCTGAGAACACCAACATCGGCTCACTCTTCCCCATCCCAGTGGCTTCAGACCGTGATACTGGCCCCAATGGTGTGGCATCCTATGAGCTGCAGGCTGGGCCTGAGGCCCAGGAGCTGTTTGGGCTGCAGGTGGCAGAGGATCAGGATGGGAAACAGCCACAGCTCATCGTGATGGGCAACCTGGACCGGGAGCGCTGGGACTCCTATGACCTCACCATCAAGGTGCAGGATGGTGGCAGCCCCCCACGTGCCAGCAGTGCCCTGCTGCGCGTCACTGTGCTCGACACCAATGACAACGCCCCAAAATTCGAGCGACCCTCCTATGAAGCTGAGCTGTCTGAGAATAGCCCAATAGGCCACTCGGTCATCCAG GTGAAGGCCAATGACTCAGACCAAGGTGCCAATGCAGAGATCGACTACATGTTCCACCAGGCGCCCGAAATTGTGAGGCGTCTTCTGCGACTGGACAGGAACACTGGACTTATCACTGTGCAGGGCCCCGTGGACCGTGAGGACCTAAGTACCCTGCGCTTCTCAGTGCTTGCCAAGGACAGAGGCACCAACCCCAAGAGTGCCCGTGCCCAGGTGGTGGTGACTGTGAAGGACATGAACGACAATGCCCCCACCATTGAGATCCGGGGCATAGGGCTGGTGACCCATCAAGATGGGATGGCTAACATCTCAGAGGATGTGGCAGAGGAGACAGCTGTGGCCCTGGTGCAGGTATCTGACCGGGATGAAGGAGAGAATGCAGTTGTCACTTGTGTGGTAGCAGGTGACGTGCCCTTCCAGCTACGCCAGGCCAGTGAGACGGGAAGTGACAGCAAGAAGAAGTACTTCCTGCAGACCACCACCCCACTTGACTACGAGAAGGTCAAAGACTACACCATTGAGATTGTGGCCGTGGACTCTGGCAACCCCCCACTCTCCAGCACCAACTCCCTCAAGGTGCAAGTGGTAGACGTTAACGACAATGCACCTGTCTTCACCCAGAGCACCACTGAGGTCAGCCTCCTAGAAAACAACAAGCCAGACGAAGTAGTGGCCGAGGTCACGGCCAGTGACGCCGACTCGGGCTCCAATGCTGAGCTGGTGTACTCGCTGGAGCCTGAGCCAGCTGCCAAGGGCCTCTTCACCATTTCACCTGAGACTGGAGAGATCCGGGTAGAGACCTCCCTTGATAGGGAACAGCGGGAAAACTATGAGTTGAAGGTGGTGGCAGCTGACCGGGGCAGCCCCAGCCTCCAAGGCACAGCCACTGTCCTCATCAATGTGCTGGACTGCAATGACAATGACCCCAAGTTTATGCTGAGTGGCTACAACTTCTCAGTGATGGAGAACATGCCAGCACTGAGTCCAGTGGGCATGGTGACTGTCATTGATGGGGACAAAGGGGAGAATGCCCGGGTACAGCTCACAGTGGAGCAGGACAACGGTGACTTTGTTATTCAGAATGGCACAGGCACCATCCTCTCCAGCCTGAGCTTCGATCGGGAGCAGCAAAGCACCTACACCTTCCAGCTGAAGGCAGTGGATGGTGGCGTCCCACCTCGCTCAGCTTATGTTGGCGTCACTATCAATGTGCTGGACGAGAACGACAATGCGCCCTTTATCACTGCCCCTTCCAACACTTCCCACCGGCTGCTGACCCCCCAGACGCGTCTTGGTGAGACGGTCAGCCAGGTGACAGCTGAGGACATTGACTCTGGTATCAATGCTGAGCTGACCTATAGCATTGCTGGTGGCAACCCTTATGGACTCTTCCAGATTGGGTCACATACAGGTGCCATCACCCTGGAAAAGGAGATTGAGCGGCGCCACCACGGGCTGCACCGTCTAGTGGTGAAGGTCAGTGACCGCGGCAAGCCCCCACGCTATTCCACAGCCCTGGTCCACCTTTATGTCAATGAGACCCTGGCCAACCGCACGCTGCTGGAGAACCTGTTGGGCCACAGCCTGGATACTCCTCTGGACATCGACATTGCTGGGGATCCAGAATATGAGCGCTCCAAGCAGCGCGGCAACATCCTCTTTGGTGTGGTGGCTGGTGTTGTGGCCGTGGCCTTGCTCATTGCCCTGGCAGTGCTTGTGCGCTACTGCAGGCAGCGGGAGGCCAAGAGTGGCTACCAGGCTGGTAAGAAGGAGACCAAGGACCTGTATGCCCCCAAGCCCAGCAGCAAAGCCtccaagggaaacaaaagcaaaggCAAGAAGAGCAAGTCCCCGAAGCCTGTGAAGCCGGTGGAGGACGAGGACGAGGCAGGGCTGCAGAAGTCCCTCAAGTTCAACCTGATGAGCGATGCCCCTGGGGACAGCCCCCGCATCCACCTGCCCCTCAACTACCCGCCAGGCAGCCCTGACTTGGGCCGCCACTACCGCTCTAACTCCCCACTGCCTTCCATCCAGCTGCAGCCCCAGTCACCCTCAGCCTCCAAGAAGCACCAGGTGGTACAGGACCTGCCGCCTGCAAACACATTCGTGGGCACCGGGGACACCACGTCCACGGGCTCTGAGCAGTACTCCGACTACAGCTACCGCACCAATCCCCCCAAATACCCCAGCAAGCAG TTACCTCACCGCCGCGTCACCTTCTCAGCCACCAGCCAGGCCCAGGAGCTGCAGGACCCATCCCAGCACAGTTACTACGATAGTGGTCTGGAGGAGTCTGAGACGCCGTCCAGCAAGTCATCCTCGGGGCCCCGACTCGGTCCCCTGGCGCTGCCTGAGGATCACTATGAGCGCACCACGCCCGATGGCAGCATAGGAGAGATGGAGCACCCCGAGAATG ACCTACGCCCTTTGCCTGATGTCGCAATGACGGGCACATGTACCCGGGAGTGCAGTGAGTTTGGTCACTCTGACACATGCTGGATGCCTGGCCAGTCATCTCCCAGCCGCCGGACCAAGAGCAGCGCCCTCAAACTCTCCACCTTCGTGCCTTACCAGGACCGAGGAGGGCAGGAGCCCGCGGGCGCCGGCAGCCCCAGCCCCCCAGAAGACCGGAACACCAAAACGGCCCCTGTGCGCCTCCTGCCCTCCTACAGTGCCTTCTCCCACAGTAGCCATGATTCCTGCAAGGACTCGGCCACCTTGGAGGAAATCCCCCTGACCCAGACCTCGGACTTCCCACCCGCAGCCACACCGGCATCTGCCCAAACGGCCAAGCGCGAGATCTACCTGTGA